In Athalia rosae chromosome 6, iyAthRosa1.1, whole genome shotgun sequence, one DNA window encodes the following:
- the LOC105688891 gene encoding gustatory and odorant receptor 24 has product MSAFRPVRIAPSFGMHGLIHLGQTGPGMNMFTDQLGDKKKKLSPPMRIAVDAFKKNDNEEQDVVYDNMMPVVMVVRVLGALPIIRPHIGITKFKLATNSMIYSILIYIALSAHILYVVWNRVKIIQAVQGKFEEAVIAYLFVVYLAPHLLIPVFWYETKRTANCFNHWMDFQIFYTRVTTRRLPINLRLRAIWIAIAVPIISASCVFSTQMTMDNFAMWQVLPYIYVTTFINMLGAYWYMHCATISTCANILAQDFKHAIRLNVQADIVADYRALWLHLNRITREIGVATCYCFTVLCVYLFFSSTLSIYGLFSQLKDGITIKDIGLTVSACSSIALLHVICDQAHSASQHVRVHFQKKLLLVELSDLNEDAQTEINMFLRATEMNPSDISLGGFFDVNRNLFKSFLGTMVTYLVVLLQFQISLPEASNSYNATYY; this is encoded by the exons TGTCAGCATTTAGACCAGTACGGATTGCTCCTAGCTTTGGGATGCATGGTTTGATACATTTGGGCCAGACAGGTCCGGGTATGAATATGTTTACGGACCAGCTTggtgacaagaaaaaaaagctttccCCACCCATGCGTATAGCAGTTGacgcatttaaaaaaaacgataacgaAGAACAAGATGTTGTTTACGATAACATGATGCCCGTTGTTATGGTAGTTCGGGTACTGGGCGCTCTTCCCATAATAAGACCACATATAG gtATCACCAAGTTCAAATTGGCCACAAACTCTATGATTTATTCAATATTAATTTACATAGCTTTATCAGCTCACATACTCTATGTTGTATGGAATCGAGTGAAAATCATACAAGCGGTACAGGGGAAATTCGAAGAAGCCGTCATAGCATATCTGTTTGTGGTCTATCTAGCTCCTCATTTGCTTATACCGGTCTTTTGGTACGAAACTAAGAGAACAGCTAATTGCTTCAACCATTGGATGGATTTTCAG ATATTTTACACACGGGTAACGACACGCAGACTTCCAATTAATTTGAGACTTCGAGCAATATGGATTGCTATTGCAGTTCCTATAATATCAGCTTCTTGCGTATTTTCAACTCAAATGACAATGGACAATTTTGCTATGTGGCAG GTCCTTCCCTACATATATGTGACAACTTTTATAAACATGTTGGGAGCCTATTGGTACATGCACTGTGCCACTATATCAACATGTGCAAATATACTTGCTCAAGATTTCAAACAC GCAATTAGATTGAATGTCCAAGCCGATATAGTAGCAGACTATCGTGCACTGTGGCTTCATCTGAACAGAATTACAAGGGAAATAGGTGTTGCGACTTGTTATTGCTTCACAGTTCTTTGCgtgtacctttttttctcttctacctTGTCGATTTATGGTTTGTTTTCACAACTGAAAGATGGGATTACCATCAAAGATATCGGTCTCACAGTATCAGCTTGTTCGAGTATTGCTTTGTTGCATGTAATATGCGACCAAGCACACTCTGCCTCTCAGCAC gTGAGGGttcattttcagaaaaaattattactagtTGAACTATCGGATCTCAATGAGGACGCTCAAACAGAG ATAAACATGTTTCTCCGAGCAACGGAAATGAATCCTTCCGACATTAGCTTGGGGGGCTTTTTTGATGTGAATCGCAACTTATTCAAATCG TTTCTAGGAACAATGGTGACATATCTTGTTGTCTTGCTACAATTTCAAATCAGTCTACCTGAGGCTAGCAACTCCTACAATGCAACATATTATTGA
- the LOC105688893 gene encoding uncharacterized protein LOC105688893 has translation MGLCTSCCKQSSSYEDLTPDPAVRRQQQVEAAEKRIAEQERRGIGNIDSVKRQQQRTEEIAKRQAEAGNVDQQTGLKWQMN, from the exons ATGGGTCTCTGTACGTCTTGCTGCAAACAATCTTCCTCCTACGAAGATTTAACGCCTGATCCA GCAGTGCGTCGACAACAACAAGTAGAAGCGGCAGAAAAACGAATTGCTGAACAAGAGCGCAGAGGCATAGGAAACATTGATTCAGTGAAAAGACAACAACAAAGAACTGAGGAAATTGCTAAGCGTCAGGCAGAAGCTGGTAACGTTGATCAACAGACTGGACTAAAG TGGCAAATGAATTGA
- the LOC105688892 gene encoding ATP synthase subunit b, mitochondrial yields the protein MLSRLALRNAQKLPAVASSTQALATEAPTFSRPVRAEKGGAVRMGFIPDEWFTFFYPKTGVTGPYTFGVGLTTYLVSKEIYVLEHEYYTGLSIAIMLIYATKKFGPVLASYTDKWNAEYLDELNGARNDEIKTMEDAIAAEKDAQWRAEGQTLLMEAKRQNIAMQLEAAYRERMAKVFSEVKKRLDYQAQVQVVERRIGQKHMADWIISNVLKSITPEQEKATLQQCLVDLQGMAAKN from the exons ATGCTGTCGAGGTTGGCTCTCCGTAATG CTCAGAAGCTGCCGGCTGTTGCTTCCAGCACACAGGCCCTGGCCACCGAAGCTCCTACTTTCAGTAGGCCCGTGAGAGCCGAAAAAGGTGGTGCAGTCCGCATGGGATTCATCCCCGATGAATGGTTCACGTTTTTCTACCCAAAGACTGGTGTGACTG GACCCTATACGTTTGGTGTGGGTTTAACGACCTACCTAGTCTCCAAAGAAATTTATGTTTTGGAACATGAGTATTACACCGGTTTGTCAATTGCCATTATGCTCATCTATGCCACAAAGAAGTTTGGACCAGTACTGGCTTCTTATACCGATAAGTGGAACGCGGAATATCTGGACGAATTAAATGGTGctagaaatgatgaaattaaaacCATGGAGGATGCAATTGCTGCCGAAAAAGATGCACAGTGGCGTGCCGAAGGCCAGACTTTACTTATGGAAGCTAAAAGACAAAACATCGCCATGCAATTAGAAGCCGCCTACAGAGAACGCATGGCAAAAGTCTTTTCTGAG GTTAAAAAGCGCCTGGATTATCAAGCCCAAGTTCAAGTAGTTGAGCGCAGAATTGGCCAGAAACATATGGCTGATTGGATCATTTCGAACGTATTGAAGTCCATTACTCCAGAACAAGAAAAAGCTACCCTCCAGCAATGTCTCGTCGATCTACAAGGCATGGCTGCTAAAAATTAG